From the Primulina tabacum isolate GXHZ01 chromosome 15, ASM2559414v2, whole genome shotgun sequence genome, one window contains:
- the LOC142527068 gene encoding increased DNA methylation 1 isoform X2, producing MGDAVGAESPKTLYCKQFDDLHDDSFEGSMDEYRIFREVFFACDNSSNKGFVNTNAINYDCRYIKPADVSLCSNSGKSSLTSQEDIVKEDFTRKPLIECLFEDLTPSMQINHKVKASVGHFPDEKPDLEDILMTAVPSGGIVSCSSMQSNHEVKLSVGHLPDEKPDLEDILITEAPSGGIVSGLYQQGGVPSNHTLRYRVVESSHQGITSCCYQLKQHVEPSKECEINDMVTCGNRLSTLDQNDRKETTSKAVASPISEESHASKLLVIHPSVSVVNKLKTHRPSKPKWKDSCFLRLDEEEFAMPTNIKNDPRPLLRYHINRLLRKAGWVIGRRKRNSKYNGVGEYVYKSPGGRPFREFHRAWYLCGESLLADATDYMQKSDCMQWTDMTGLWTDLSSTVKEIDEKLNLLETTSAMTHLWFLLDPFAKVVFIDKTIRLLKEGITVKAERSLLISPDAEPAAKYRKISRLETSGHRPCIRQDFGDDSTCNQLGIRLFDVPIENVPELLGGPQTVFPLEDNITSSPSFYLYKSEREGRFGYVKKAHKKSRKISEMRLTGNHFGVRANYPEAKMNEYRRGSEKSKTYGLNDNDLLISAIVKSKKSRPMKKWSSRKPKPLRKRKTPKGSCRLLPRNLSKGSKLTLEGKWSAFESRTVLSWLIHFGVVSLNEIIQYRNLKSDTIIKDGLISRDGIICRCCDKLLSISEFKSHCGFKLNRPCVNLFMESGKPLTLCHLEAWSLEYKSRQKTPQTGQVDEMDQNDDSCGRCGDVGELICCDNCPSAFHQTCLFEQELPEGSWYCPQCRCQICGDAVSDKEPSKLHRALNCSQCEHKYHETCMDGKGKEIGLDSDTWFCSESCYKVYSSLRSSVGLMNLLSDGFSWTFLRCIPGDEKDHSAQHVVALKAECNSKLAVAITILEECFLPMVDAKTGIDMIPQVIYNWGSQFARLNYSGFYTVMLEKDDVVLSVASIRIHGVKVAELPLVATCNKYRRQGMCRRLIGSIEEMLKSLKVEMLVVSAIPTLVETWTVGFGFQPLKEDEKRSLSETNMMVFPGAVWLKKPLYENHGLDEKNGLQDASTSELTALGAFEGDGLTPEHDHLSDGSLYVHETDMKTRICNGELENMQSTEEQSNGILQMYPTKLSFDEKEPAIPDCKSFAQENTAMTGTKNGDPENVGSAEEIGSYGCLNQAYEQENGQLYDHNFSVEESNTTTKTPFHMVLSDEEHHFGLLQNGCSKKFSDVQDCGFFRDRGLNPSLDQLGSSSQGRQVKVIFHAEHTERQKQVAIPLENNALL from the exons ATGGGTGATGCTGTAGGGGCAGAATCACCAAAAACGTTGTACTGCAAACAATTTGATGATTTGCATGATGATAGTTTTGAGGGATCCATGGATGAGTATAGGATTTTTAGAGAGGTTTTTTTTGCATGCGACAACAGTAGTAATAAGGGATTTGTTAATACCAATGCCATTAATTATGACTGTCGCTACATCAAGCCAGCAGATGTGTCACTTTGCTCAAATAGTGGTAAGTCATCACTGACCAGTCAAGAAGATATTGTAAAAGAGGATTTCACGAGGAAACCTCTGATAGAATGTCTCTTTGAGGACCTCACACCATCTATGCAAATTAATCACAAGGTGAAGGCATCAGTTGGGCATTTTCCAGATGAGAAACCTGATTTAGAAGACATCTTGATGACAGCAGTTCCTTCAGGAGGAATTGTTTCATGTTCATCTATGCAAAGTAATCATGAGGTGAAGTTATCAGTTGGACATTTGCCAGATGAGAAACCTGATTTAGAAGACATCTTGATAACAGAAGCGCCTTCGGGAGGAATTGTTTCAGGTTTGTACCAACAGGGTGGTGTTCCCTCTAATCACACTTTAAGATATCGTGTAGTTGAATCATCTCATCAAGGCATCACATCTTGTTGCTATCAGCTGAAGCAACATGTTGAACCAAGCAAAGAATGTGAAATTAATGATATGGTTACCTGTGGCAATAGATTATCTACCTTAGATCAAAATGATAGGAAGGAAACCACAAGTAAAGCCGTCGCTTCGCCTATTTCTGAAGAGAGCCATGCAAGCAAGCTGCTGGTTATCCATCCATCTGTTTCTGTTGTTAACAAGTTGAAAACTCATCGACCATCTAAGCCAAAATGGAAAGACTCCTGCTTTTTGAGACTGGATGAAGAAGAGTTTGCAATGCCGACAAACATAAAAAACGACCCCCGTCCTCTTCTTCGGTATCACATCAATCGCTTGCTTAGAAAGGCAGGATGGGTAATTGGGAGACGAAAAAGGAACAGTAAATATAATGGGGTTGGAGAATATGTTTACAAGTCCCCAGGGGGGAGACCATTTCGTGAATTTCACAGGGCTTGGTATTTGTGTGGTGAAAGTTTGTTGGCAGATGCCACTGATTATATGCAGAAGAGTGATTGCATGCAGTGGACTGATATGACTGGGTTGTGGACCGACTTATCTTCTACAGTTAAAGAGATTGACGAGAAACTAAATCTTTTAGAAACTACTTCTGCTATGACTCATTTGTGGTTTCTTCTGGATCCTTTTGCAAAAGTAGTGTTCATTGACAAGACAATTCGCTTGCTGAAAGAAGGGATTACAGTCAAAGCAGAAAGAAGTTTATTGATCTCACCAGATGCTGAGCCTGCTGCTAAATACAGAAAAATCTCTAGATTGGAGACAAGTGGTCATCGTCCTTGTATCAGGCAAGATTTTGGAGATGATAGCACTTGTAATCAACTTGGCATCCGTCTGTTTGATGTTCCAATTGAAAATGTGCCTGAATTACTTGGAGGACCTCAGACAGTTTTCCCCCTTGAAGATAACATCACAAGTTCTCCAAGCTTTTACCTATATAAATCTGAGCGAGAAGGTAGGTTTGGCTATGTTAAAAAGGCTCATAAGAAATCACGAAAAATATCTGAAATGAGACTGACTGGAAATCATTTTGGTGTGAGAGCCAATTACCCTGAAGCTAAAATGAACGAATATAGACGTGGATCAGAGAAATCTAAAACATATGGTCTAAATGATAATGATCTCTTAATTTCGGCCATTGTAAAATCTAAAAAATCGAGACCCATGAAGAAATGGTCCTCACGCAAACCCAAACCTCTGAGAAAGCGCAAGACTCCCAAAGGCAGCTGCAGGTTACTTCCAAGGAACCTTAGCAAGGGTTCAAAGCTTACCCTGGAAGGAAAATGGTCTGCTTTTGAATCAAGAACAGTATTATCTTGGTTAATTCACTTTGGTGTTGTTTCTCTGAATGAAATAATTCAGTACCGGAATCTGAAAAGTGACACCATAATAAAAGATGGTTTAATCAGCAGGGATGGGATTATATGCAGGTGTTGTGATAAGTTGCTTTCCATCTCTGAGTTCAAGAGTCATTGTGGTTTTAAGTTAAATCGTCCTTGTGTGAATCTTTTTATGGAGTCTGGTAAGCCGTTAACATTATGCCATCTTGAGGCCTGGTCACTTGAGTACAAGTCAAGACAAAAGACTCCTCAAACTGGTCAAGTTGATGAAATGGATCAAAATGATGATAGCTGTGGCCGTTGCGGTGATGTCGGTGAATTGATATGTTGTGATAACTGTCCCTCGGCATTTCATCAGACATGCTTGTTTGAACAG GAGCTTCCTGAGGGAAGCTGGTATTGTCCACAATGTCGTTGCCAAATTTGTGGTGATGCAGTTAGTGATAAAGAACCTTCGAAATTGCACAGGGCTCTGAACTGCTCTCAGTGTGAGCATAAAT ATCATGAAACATGCATGGACGGGAAGGGCAAGGAAATTGGATTGGACTCAGATACCTGGTTTTGTAGTGAAAGTTGTTACAAG GTTTACTCAAGTCTTCGGTCCAGCGTTGGGCTGATGAATCTTCTTTCTGATGGATTCTCTTGGACTTTTCTGCGGTGCATTCCTGGTGATGAGAAAGATCATTCTGCACAGCATGTTGTTGCTTTGAAGGCGGAATGCAATTCAAAATTGGCTGTTGCTATCACCATTTTAgaggaatgttttcttccaaTGGTGGATGCAAAAACAGGCATAGACATGATACCTCAAGTAATATACAATTGGGG ATCACAATTTGCACGTTTGAACTATAGTGGCTTTTATACTGTGATGTTGGAGAAAGATGATGTTGTACTGTCGGTAGCATCCATCAg AATCCATGGAGTGAAAGTTGCAGAATTGCCTCTAGTTGCGACCTGTAACAAATATCGTCGCCAAGGAATGTGTCGCCGCCTTATCGGTTCTATTGAAGAG ATGCTGAAATCTTTGAAAGTTGAGATGCTTGTTGTATCTGCAATTCCCACTTTAGTGGAGACGTGGACAGTTGGGTTTGGCTTCCAACCTTTGAAAGAGGACGAGAAGAGAAGTCTTAGTGAAACTAACATGATGGTTTTTCCTGGAGCAGTATGGTTGAAGAAGCCTTTGTATGAGAACCATGGGTTGGATGAAAAAAATG GGCTGCAAGATGCATCAACTTCGGAGTTGACTGCACTGGGGGCGTTTGAAGGAGACGGACTTACCCCAGAGCATGATCATCTTTCTGATGGTAGCTTATATGTTCATGAAACCGATATGAAAACAAGAATCTGCAACGGTGAGCTAGAGAACATGCAATCTACTGAAGAGCAAAGTAATGGGATACTTCAAATGTATCCAACTAAGCTCTCATTTGATGAAAAAGAACCTGCAATTCCAGATTGTAAATCATTTGCACAAGAAAACACTGCTATGACAGGAACCAAGAACGGTGATCCTGAGAATGTGGGATCTGCTGAAGAGATCGGGTCGTACGGGTGTCTAAATCAAGCGTATGAACAAGAGAATGGACAACTATATGATCATAACTTTTCTGTTGAAGAATCAAATACCACGACAAAAACACCATTCCACATGGTGCTATCCGATGAAGAACATCATTTTGGCCTTCTTCAAAACGGATGCTCCAAAAAATTTTCCGATGTGCAGGATTGTGGCTTTTTTCGGGACCGAGGTTTAAACCCTTCCTTAGATCAATTAGGTTCCTCGTCACAGGGTAGGCAAGTTAAAGTAATTTTCCATGCAGAGCATACCGAAAGACAGAAACAGGTTGCCATCCCCTTGGAGAACAATGCATTATTATAA
- the LOC142527068 gene encoding increased DNA methylation 1 isoform X1, with translation MVREVQLFQEFISRRKMGDAVGAESPKTLYCKQFDDLHDDSFEGSMDEYRIFREVFFACDNSSNKGFVNTNAINYDCRYIKPADVSLCSNSGKSSLTSQEDIVKEDFTRKPLIECLFEDLTPSMQINHKVKASVGHFPDEKPDLEDILMTAVPSGGIVSCSSMQSNHEVKLSVGHLPDEKPDLEDILITEAPSGGIVSGLYQQGGVPSNHTLRYRVVESSHQGITSCCYQLKQHVEPSKECEINDMVTCGNRLSTLDQNDRKETTSKAVASPISEESHASKLLVIHPSVSVVNKLKTHRPSKPKWKDSCFLRLDEEEFAMPTNIKNDPRPLLRYHINRLLRKAGWVIGRRKRNSKYNGVGEYVYKSPGGRPFREFHRAWYLCGESLLADATDYMQKSDCMQWTDMTGLWTDLSSTVKEIDEKLNLLETTSAMTHLWFLLDPFAKVVFIDKTIRLLKEGITVKAERSLLISPDAEPAAKYRKISRLETSGHRPCIRQDFGDDSTCNQLGIRLFDVPIENVPELLGGPQTVFPLEDNITSSPSFYLYKSEREGRFGYVKKAHKKSRKISEMRLTGNHFGVRANYPEAKMNEYRRGSEKSKTYGLNDNDLLISAIVKSKKSRPMKKWSSRKPKPLRKRKTPKGSCRLLPRNLSKGSKLTLEGKWSAFESRTVLSWLIHFGVVSLNEIIQYRNLKSDTIIKDGLISRDGIICRCCDKLLSISEFKSHCGFKLNRPCVNLFMESGKPLTLCHLEAWSLEYKSRQKTPQTGQVDEMDQNDDSCGRCGDVGELICCDNCPSAFHQTCLFEQELPEGSWYCPQCRCQICGDAVSDKEPSKLHRALNCSQCEHKYHETCMDGKGKEIGLDSDTWFCSESCYKVYSSLRSSVGLMNLLSDGFSWTFLRCIPGDEKDHSAQHVVALKAECNSKLAVAITILEECFLPMVDAKTGIDMIPQVIYNWGSQFARLNYSGFYTVMLEKDDVVLSVASIRIHGVKVAELPLVATCNKYRRQGMCRRLIGSIEEMLKSLKVEMLVVSAIPTLVETWTVGFGFQPLKEDEKRSLSETNMMVFPGAVWLKKPLYENHGLDEKNGLQDASTSELTALGAFEGDGLTPEHDHLSDGSLYVHETDMKTRICNGELENMQSTEEQSNGILQMYPTKLSFDEKEPAIPDCKSFAQENTAMTGTKNGDPENVGSAEEIGSYGCLNQAYEQENGQLYDHNFSVEESNTTTKTPFHMVLSDEEHHFGLLQNGCSKKFSDVQDCGFFRDRGLNPSLDQLGSSSQGRQVKVIFHAEHTERQKQVAIPLENNALL, from the exons TGAGAGAAGTTCAGTTGTTCCAAGAATTTATATCGAGGAGAAAAATGGGTGATGCTGTAGGGGCAGAATCACCAAAAACGTTGTACTGCAAACAATTTGATGATTTGCATGATGATAGTTTTGAGGGATCCATGGATGAGTATAGGATTTTTAGAGAGGTTTTTTTTGCATGCGACAACAGTAGTAATAAGGGATTTGTTAATACCAATGCCATTAATTATGACTGTCGCTACATCAAGCCAGCAGATGTGTCACTTTGCTCAAATAGTGGTAAGTCATCACTGACCAGTCAAGAAGATATTGTAAAAGAGGATTTCACGAGGAAACCTCTGATAGAATGTCTCTTTGAGGACCTCACACCATCTATGCAAATTAATCACAAGGTGAAGGCATCAGTTGGGCATTTTCCAGATGAGAAACCTGATTTAGAAGACATCTTGATGACAGCAGTTCCTTCAGGAGGAATTGTTTCATGTTCATCTATGCAAAGTAATCATGAGGTGAAGTTATCAGTTGGACATTTGCCAGATGAGAAACCTGATTTAGAAGACATCTTGATAACAGAAGCGCCTTCGGGAGGAATTGTTTCAGGTTTGTACCAACAGGGTGGTGTTCCCTCTAATCACACTTTAAGATATCGTGTAGTTGAATCATCTCATCAAGGCATCACATCTTGTTGCTATCAGCTGAAGCAACATGTTGAACCAAGCAAAGAATGTGAAATTAATGATATGGTTACCTGTGGCAATAGATTATCTACCTTAGATCAAAATGATAGGAAGGAAACCACAAGTAAAGCCGTCGCTTCGCCTATTTCTGAAGAGAGCCATGCAAGCAAGCTGCTGGTTATCCATCCATCTGTTTCTGTTGTTAACAAGTTGAAAACTCATCGACCATCTAAGCCAAAATGGAAAGACTCCTGCTTTTTGAGACTGGATGAAGAAGAGTTTGCAATGCCGACAAACATAAAAAACGACCCCCGTCCTCTTCTTCGGTATCACATCAATCGCTTGCTTAGAAAGGCAGGATGGGTAATTGGGAGACGAAAAAGGAACAGTAAATATAATGGGGTTGGAGAATATGTTTACAAGTCCCCAGGGGGGAGACCATTTCGTGAATTTCACAGGGCTTGGTATTTGTGTGGTGAAAGTTTGTTGGCAGATGCCACTGATTATATGCAGAAGAGTGATTGCATGCAGTGGACTGATATGACTGGGTTGTGGACCGACTTATCTTCTACAGTTAAAGAGATTGACGAGAAACTAAATCTTTTAGAAACTACTTCTGCTATGACTCATTTGTGGTTTCTTCTGGATCCTTTTGCAAAAGTAGTGTTCATTGACAAGACAATTCGCTTGCTGAAAGAAGGGATTACAGTCAAAGCAGAAAGAAGTTTATTGATCTCACCAGATGCTGAGCCTGCTGCTAAATACAGAAAAATCTCTAGATTGGAGACAAGTGGTCATCGTCCTTGTATCAGGCAAGATTTTGGAGATGATAGCACTTGTAATCAACTTGGCATCCGTCTGTTTGATGTTCCAATTGAAAATGTGCCTGAATTACTTGGAGGACCTCAGACAGTTTTCCCCCTTGAAGATAACATCACAAGTTCTCCAAGCTTTTACCTATATAAATCTGAGCGAGAAGGTAGGTTTGGCTATGTTAAAAAGGCTCATAAGAAATCACGAAAAATATCTGAAATGAGACTGACTGGAAATCATTTTGGTGTGAGAGCCAATTACCCTGAAGCTAAAATGAACGAATATAGACGTGGATCAGAGAAATCTAAAACATATGGTCTAAATGATAATGATCTCTTAATTTCGGCCATTGTAAAATCTAAAAAATCGAGACCCATGAAGAAATGGTCCTCACGCAAACCCAAACCTCTGAGAAAGCGCAAGACTCCCAAAGGCAGCTGCAGGTTACTTCCAAGGAACCTTAGCAAGGGTTCAAAGCTTACCCTGGAAGGAAAATGGTCTGCTTTTGAATCAAGAACAGTATTATCTTGGTTAATTCACTTTGGTGTTGTTTCTCTGAATGAAATAATTCAGTACCGGAATCTGAAAAGTGACACCATAATAAAAGATGGTTTAATCAGCAGGGATGGGATTATATGCAGGTGTTGTGATAAGTTGCTTTCCATCTCTGAGTTCAAGAGTCATTGTGGTTTTAAGTTAAATCGTCCTTGTGTGAATCTTTTTATGGAGTCTGGTAAGCCGTTAACATTATGCCATCTTGAGGCCTGGTCACTTGAGTACAAGTCAAGACAAAAGACTCCTCAAACTGGTCAAGTTGATGAAATGGATCAAAATGATGATAGCTGTGGCCGTTGCGGTGATGTCGGTGAATTGATATGTTGTGATAACTGTCCCTCGGCATTTCATCAGACATGCTTGTTTGAACAG GAGCTTCCTGAGGGAAGCTGGTATTGTCCACAATGTCGTTGCCAAATTTGTGGTGATGCAGTTAGTGATAAAGAACCTTCGAAATTGCACAGGGCTCTGAACTGCTCTCAGTGTGAGCATAAAT ATCATGAAACATGCATGGACGGGAAGGGCAAGGAAATTGGATTGGACTCAGATACCTGGTTTTGTAGTGAAAGTTGTTACAAG GTTTACTCAAGTCTTCGGTCCAGCGTTGGGCTGATGAATCTTCTTTCTGATGGATTCTCTTGGACTTTTCTGCGGTGCATTCCTGGTGATGAGAAAGATCATTCTGCACAGCATGTTGTTGCTTTGAAGGCGGAATGCAATTCAAAATTGGCTGTTGCTATCACCATTTTAgaggaatgttttcttccaaTGGTGGATGCAAAAACAGGCATAGACATGATACCTCAAGTAATATACAATTGGGG ATCACAATTTGCACGTTTGAACTATAGTGGCTTTTATACTGTGATGTTGGAGAAAGATGATGTTGTACTGTCGGTAGCATCCATCAg AATCCATGGAGTGAAAGTTGCAGAATTGCCTCTAGTTGCGACCTGTAACAAATATCGTCGCCAAGGAATGTGTCGCCGCCTTATCGGTTCTATTGAAGAG ATGCTGAAATCTTTGAAAGTTGAGATGCTTGTTGTATCTGCAATTCCCACTTTAGTGGAGACGTGGACAGTTGGGTTTGGCTTCCAACCTTTGAAAGAGGACGAGAAGAGAAGTCTTAGTGAAACTAACATGATGGTTTTTCCTGGAGCAGTATGGTTGAAGAAGCCTTTGTATGAGAACCATGGGTTGGATGAAAAAAATG GGCTGCAAGATGCATCAACTTCGGAGTTGACTGCACTGGGGGCGTTTGAAGGAGACGGACTTACCCCAGAGCATGATCATCTTTCTGATGGTAGCTTATATGTTCATGAAACCGATATGAAAACAAGAATCTGCAACGGTGAGCTAGAGAACATGCAATCTACTGAAGAGCAAAGTAATGGGATACTTCAAATGTATCCAACTAAGCTCTCATTTGATGAAAAAGAACCTGCAATTCCAGATTGTAAATCATTTGCACAAGAAAACACTGCTATGACAGGAACCAAGAACGGTGATCCTGAGAATGTGGGATCTGCTGAAGAGATCGGGTCGTACGGGTGTCTAAATCAAGCGTATGAACAAGAGAATGGACAACTATATGATCATAACTTTTCTGTTGAAGAATCAAATACCACGACAAAAACACCATTCCACATGGTGCTATCCGATGAAGAACATCATTTTGGCCTTCTTCAAAACGGATGCTCCAAAAAATTTTCCGATGTGCAGGATTGTGGCTTTTTTCGGGACCGAGGTTTAAACCCTTCCTTAGATCAATTAGGTTCCTCGTCACAGGGTAGGCAAGTTAAAGTAATTTTCCATGCAGAGCATACCGAAAGACAGAAACAGGTTGCCATCCCCTTGGAGAACAATGCATTATTATAA